The following proteins come from a genomic window of Aquimarina sp. MAR_2010_214:
- a CDS encoding AraC family transcriptional regulator produces the protein MPIDNIPELYINNPKLKPELFVYDFKMTEDIIKTKVNLNMHMFSFLQTGKKQVHFAETSVLVDNKQSLLIKKGNCLWSELLDKEEIYYCKLFFFSEQRLKEFLSKHIKHKEQPKETPSFFAIENDSYLTSYLNSLSTIATVPSALIDNLLSVKFEELLVYLIHKYKTVFENYLMSLIAQEEVSSFKKSVEQNIHSTLSLEEIAFLCNMSLSTFKRHFIKEYKVSPGKWLRDKRLLKAKELLEDGTLKSSDIYLDLGYSNLSNFSSAFKTKFGMSPSEVR, from the coding sequence ATGCCAATAGACAATATACCTGAATTATACATAAATAACCCAAAACTTAAACCAGAGCTTTTTGTATATGATTTTAAAATGACCGAAGATATCATTAAAACCAAGGTAAATTTAAATATGCACATGTTTAGTTTTTTACAAACCGGTAAGAAGCAAGTGCATTTTGCAGAGACTTCTGTTTTAGTCGATAATAAACAATCATTGCTCATAAAAAAAGGGAATTGTTTGTGGAGTGAATTACTAGACAAAGAAGAGATTTATTATTGTAAGCTCTTTTTCTTTTCAGAACAGCGATTAAAAGAATTTTTAAGCAAGCATATCAAACATAAGGAACAACCCAAAGAAACGCCTTCATTTTTTGCCATTGAAAATGATTCATATTTAACATCATACCTCAACTCATTATCAACAATTGCAACAGTACCTTCAGCACTTATTGATAATTTATTATCAGTGAAATTTGAAGAATTGTTAGTGTATTTAATTCATAAGTACAAGACTGTTTTCGAAAACTACTTAATGTCTTTAATAGCGCAAGAAGAAGTATCATCTTTCAAAAAAAGCGTTGAACAAAATATCCATTCTACACTTTCATTAGAAGAAATTGCCTTTTTATGCAATATGAGTCTTTCTACCTTTAAACGCCATTTTATAAAAGAGTACAAGGTATCACCAGGGAAATGGTTACGTGACAAACGGCTATTAAAAGCCAAAGAACTATTAGAAGATGGTACATTAAAATCATCAGATATTTATTTAGATTTAGGATATAGCAACCTATCTAATTTCAGTAGCGCTTTCAAAACCAAATTTGGAATGAGTCCTTCAGAGGTAAGATAA
- a CDS encoding alpha/beta hydrolase, with translation MKPKLIILSDLWGKKKSDWIDYYIKELQDHFVLQYYDCCELGAIETSTYTEEHLHKQFINGGIDRAVQNLLTLEKGKIHIIAFSIGGVIGWKSAIKNLNVLSLYAVSSTRLRYEINKPKAKMKLYFGEDDPYIPKREWYDMMNLDVIIEKKKEHQLYIEPEFAIQLSNRIITSIHY, from the coding sequence ATGAAACCAAAACTAATCATCTTGTCTGACCTATGGGGAAAGAAAAAATCAGATTGGATTGATTATTATATCAAAGAGCTTCAAGATCATTTTGTTTTACAATATTATGACTGTTGTGAATTAGGAGCGATAGAAACATCTACATACACAGAAGAACATCTTCATAAACAATTTATTAATGGAGGAATAGATCGAGCGGTACAAAACTTACTTACACTTGAGAAAGGAAAAATACATATAATCGCTTTTAGTATTGGTGGGGTCATTGGTTGGAAATCTGCTATAAAAAATCTGAATGTATTATCATTATATGCCGTTTCATCAACCAGATTACGATATGAGATCAATAAGCCCAAAGCGAAAATGAAGCTCTATTTTGGAGAAGATGATCCTTATATCCCTAAAAGGGAATGGTATGATATGATGAATCTTGATGTTATTATAGAAAAAAAGAAAGAGCATCAACTATATATCGAACCAGAATTTGCTATACAATTAAGCAATAGAATTATAACTAGTATACATTATTAA
- a CDS encoding heme-binding protein, whose product MNITLEQAEKIITESKSKSVALDTKMNIAIVDAGANLVAFARMDGAWLGSLDISIKKAKTARFFDMNTGVIGELSQPGGSLFNIEHSNNGLITFPGGVPIKDKEGNVIGAVGVSGSSVENDHAVAEAGANAI is encoded by the coding sequence ATGAATATTACACTAGAACAAGCAGAAAAAATTATTACAGAATCAAAATCAAAATCAGTTGCATTAGATACTAAGATGAACATTGCAATTGTAGATGCAGGAGCAAATTTGGTAGCCTTTGCTCGTATGGACGGTGCTTGGTTAGGATCTTTGGACATCTCTATCAAAAAAGCAAAAACAGCGCGTTTCTTTGATATGAATACTGGTGTTATTGGAGAATTATCGCAACCAGGAGGTTCATTATTTAACATCGAGCATTCAAATAACGGATTAATCACTTTCCCTGGAGGAGTGCCGATAAAAGATAAAGAAGGTAATGTAATTGGTGCAGTAGGTGTAAGTGGAAGTTCTGTAGAGAATGACCATGCAGTTGCTGAAGCTGGTGCAAATGCAATCTAA
- a CDS encoding GNAT family N-acetyltransferase gives MNLKMEVSIRHARIEDAEPISLLSDQLGYKSNNNRTLNRLVEILKNKDNCVFVAVDNDKIIGWIHGFYTLRVESDPFVEIGGLVVDKNYRKNGIGKLLVEYIINWCTSKKYRLIRVRCNTIRIESHKFYKNIGFIEKKQQKIFDKQLE, from the coding sequence ATGAATTTAAAAATGGAAGTATCTATAAGACATGCAAGAATCGAAGATGCCGAACCTATATCTCTACTTTCTGATCAGCTGGGATACAAATCTAATAACAACAGGACGCTAAATCGTTTGGTTGAAATTTTAAAAAATAAAGATAATTGTGTTTTTGTAGCTGTTGATAATGATAAAATAATTGGTTGGATACATGGGTTTTACACTTTAAGAGTAGAGTCTGATCCTTTTGTTGAAATTGGCGGCCTTGTTGTAGATAAAAATTATAGAAAAAACGGGATTGGAAAATTGTTAGTAGAATACATTATTAACTGGTGTACATCAAAAAAGTATAGATTAATTAGAGTGAGATGTAATACCATAAGAATAGAAAGTCATAAATTTTATAAGAACATAGGATTCATAGAAAAGAAACAACAAAAAATATTTGATAAACAATTAGAGTGA
- a CDS encoding TetR/AcrR family transcriptional regulator — MNKKKKLILEVARTLFNEKGYSQVTIRMIALKLDMSSGNLNYHYKKREDIFEALYFEMVTEFDERIKNLKNIEVSIIQIRSDIEQSMKRMIDYKFFWTDLYYLLTVSEKVKKHFQEVYKNRITGCFLLFEKMKKQNLMRDPSFELEYRFLAERMISYGNTWLYSTRLYFDKFNSNHLDNQVNTLLSMLYPFLTPLGQKEFKKLLPEFF, encoded by the coding sequence ATGAATAAAAAAAAGAAATTGATCTTAGAGGTCGCCAGAACTTTGTTTAATGAAAAAGGCTACAGTCAAGTGACTATAAGAATGATTGCCTTAAAACTAGATATGAGTTCAGGAAATTTAAATTACCATTATAAAAAGCGAGAGGATATTTTTGAGGCTTTATATTTTGAAATGGTTACAGAATTTGATGAAAGAATAAAGAATCTAAAAAATATTGAAGTGTCAATAATTCAAATTAGGAGCGATATTGAACAAAGCATGAAGAGAATGATTGATTATAAGTTTTTCTGGACAGATTTATATTACCTCTTAACTGTAAGTGAAAAGGTGAAAAAACATTTTCAAGAAGTATATAAAAACAGAATCACAGGTTGTTTTTTACTATTTGAAAAAATGAAAAAACAAAATTTGATGAGAGACCCATCTTTTGAATTGGAATATCGTTTTTTGGCAGAAAGAATGATTAGTTATGGGAATACATGGTTATATTCTACGAGGCTATACTTTGATAAATTTAACTCAAACCATCTAGACAATCAAGTAAATACACTCTTAAGCATGCTATACCCATTTCTTACACCTTTGGGACAAAAGGAATTTAAAAAATTATTGCCAGAATTTTTTTAG
- the recG gene encoding ATP-dependent DNA helicase RecG, giving the protein MNPNILQTPIDYLKGVGPSRATLLRSELGINTYQDLINLFPNRYLDKTQYYKINQLQRNSAEVQIIGKIVNIKTVEQKRGKRLVAKFIDETGSIELVWFRGHKWIRENLKINTPYVIFGKTKYYNGFSMPHPDMELLTEHQQNLRTVMQPIYPSTEKLSNKGITNRVMSKMMQQLFVETKIRFYDTLSQEILDELKLISKSEAVFNIHFPKSQELLSKAQYRLKFEELFYIQLQLITKKLIRKQKIKGFPFTEVGEHFNDFYKDHLPFDLTNAQKRVIKEIRNDIGSSAQMNRLLQGDVGSGKTIVGLMTMLLAIDNGFQACLMAPTAILANQHYQGITALTKELDVNVKLLMGSSKAKERREIHQELEEGTLHILIGTHAILEDKVQFKNLGLAIIDEQHRFGVAQRAKLWHKNTYPPHILVMTATPIPRTLAMSLYGDLDISVIDELPPGRKAIKTVHRYDSNRLKVFKFISEEIQKGRQIYIVYPLIQESEAMDYKDLMDGYESIARSFPAPEYQISIVHGKMKPADKDYEMERFVKGETQIMVATTVIEVGVNVPNASVMIIESAERFGLSQLHQLRGRVGRGAEQSFCILMTSFKLSADSKTRLETMVRTNDGFDIAEVDLKLRGPGDIMGTQQSGVLNLKIADIVRDNDILKTARHYAMKILNEDPSLSLEKNKVLLYTYQQLAKHKNIWNYIS; this is encoded by the coding sequence ATGAATCCTAATATTTTACAAACTCCTATTGATTATCTAAAAGGTGTTGGCCCATCACGTGCTACATTGCTTAGATCTGAGCTGGGGATTAATACCTATCAGGATTTGATTAATCTTTTTCCGAATCGATATCTTGATAAAACACAATACTATAAAATCAACCAATTGCAGCGTAATTCAGCAGAGGTACAAATTATAGGTAAGATCGTTAACATTAAAACTGTAGAACAAAAAAGAGGAAAGCGATTAGTTGCTAAATTTATTGATGAAACGGGTAGTATAGAATTAGTTTGGTTTAGAGGACATAAATGGATTCGTGAAAATCTAAAAATCAATACTCCCTATGTCATTTTTGGAAAAACCAAATACTATAATGGTTTTAGTATGCCACATCCCGATATGGAGTTATTGACAGAGCATCAGCAAAACTTAAGAACGGTAATGCAACCCATATACCCTTCTACCGAAAAACTCTCTAATAAGGGTATCACCAACCGGGTAATGAGTAAAATGATGCAACAATTGTTTGTAGAAACCAAAATACGTTTCTATGATACACTGTCTCAAGAAATTCTTGACGAACTTAAACTTATATCAAAAAGTGAAGCTGTTTTTAATATTCATTTTCCTAAAAGCCAGGAATTATTATCCAAAGCACAGTATCGATTAAAGTTTGAAGAGTTATTCTATATTCAGCTACAGCTTATTACCAAAAAGTTAATTCGAAAACAAAAGATAAAAGGGTTTCCTTTCACAGAAGTTGGAGAACATTTTAATGATTTCTACAAAGACCACCTTCCTTTTGATCTTACCAATGCACAAAAACGAGTGATCAAAGAAATTCGAAATGATATTGGTAGCAGTGCTCAAATGAATCGTCTTTTGCAGGGAGATGTGGGATCGGGTAAAACCATAGTGGGATTAATGACGATGTTGTTAGCTATTGACAATGGGTTTCAAGCTTGTTTAATGGCTCCAACCGCAATTCTGGCAAACCAACATTATCAGGGAATTACTGCACTTACCAAAGAGTTGGATGTTAATGTAAAGTTATTAATGGGCAGTTCTAAGGCAAAAGAACGACGAGAAATACATCAGGAGTTAGAAGAAGGAACACTACACATCTTAATTGGTACTCATGCTATATTAGAAGATAAAGTACAGTTTAAAAATCTGGGATTAGCAATTATTGATGAGCAACATCGATTTGGAGTAGCACAACGAGCCAAATTATGGCATAAAAACACTTATCCACCTCATATTTTGGTAATGACAGCAACTCCAATACCCAGAACATTAGCCATGAGTTTATATGGTGATCTGGATATTTCGGTAATTGATGAACTTCCACCAGGTCGAAAAGCTATTAAAACGGTACATCGATACGATAGTAATCGGTTAAAAGTATTTAAATTCATATCAGAAGAAATACAGAAGGGAAGACAAATTTATATTGTCTATCCATTGATACAGGAATCAGAAGCGATGGATTATAAAGATCTTATGGACGGATATGAAAGTATTGCTCGCTCCTTCCCTGCTCCAGAGTATCAAATTTCTATTGTTCATGGTAAAATGAAACCTGCCGACAAAGATTATGAGATGGAACGCTTTGTAAAAGGTGAAACCCAAATTATGGTAGCCACTACAGTTATTGAGGTTGGAGTTAATGTCCCAAATGCTAGTGTAATGATTATAGAAAGTGCAGAACGTTTCGGGTTGTCACAATTACATCAGTTACGAGGACGTGTTGGTCGAGGTGCAGAACAAAGCTTTTGTATTCTCATGACTAGCTTTAAGTTATCTGCAGATAGTAAAACTCGATTAGAGACTATGGTACGTACTAACGATGGTTTTGATATTGCCGAAGTAGACTTAAAACTACGAGGCCCCGGAGATATTATGGGTACCCAGCAAAGTGGTGTACTTAATCTTAAAATAGCAGATATTGTAAGAGATAATGATATTCTGAAAACCGCAAGGCACTATGCTATGAAAATACTAAATGAAGATCCTTCACTATCCTTAGAGAAAAATAAAGTATTGCTATACACGTATCAACAACTCGCCAAACATAAGAATATATGGAATTACATTTCTTAG
- a CDS encoding endonuclease: protein MKKLFLLLLAIPVIGYSQIPSYYSDVNLTLSGTALKNELVDKVTNTHTTFLSYTPGVWNALKQTDLEPSDPSKVILIYGYSDTDGNSNTDRTRGVNNNGGGSTDWNREHVYPKSLGNPNLGTSGPGADAHHLRPADVQRNSSRGNRKFADGSGNSGSTSQGHWYPGDEWKGDVARMMMYMYIRYNNRCLPKNVGVGVAASSDNNMLQLFLEWNAEDPVSPLELQRNPILENIQGNRNPFIDNPAFATQIWGGPQAEDRFGNTGGSDTVAPSIPANLIAANTTQISTNLSWGASTDNVEVTGYDVFRNGTFLSATTTTNYIVSGLTANTTYSFYVKAKDAAGNRSTASTTISVTTQNTSPGGNATALFFSEYIEGSSNNKALEIANFTGVSVNLSEYVIKRQTNGSGSWSGGLSLSGVLANNDVYVAANSSASNTIKNEADLVSGASELSFNGNDPVGLFKNGVLIDIVGTFNGGSSNFAKDATLQRKTEVSSPSSTYTTSEWNSYPRNTFDGLGKHTFSGGGNTGSDTEAPTIPGNVMASNITKNSTQLSWTASTDNIGVTGYTIYQNGTVLTTTTGSTYNVSGLTTGTNYTFKISAFDAVGNTSVLSNSVAVTTLDTVISYCLSKGNTVKYEYIDYVGIGGISNTTLANAGYGDFISQIANLSYGANTIVLSVGFASASYTEHWGVWIDFNKNGTFEGAEKVVSGSTSDTGNLSYNFDVPSTATSGNTRMRVAMKWNGAPTSCETFGYGEVEDYTVNIGSTTGAKGASSIKIDGKLEQEDKVFLARVYPNPATTYVQISLKDDRDSNFTLTNMQGSIIKSGVVTDNKISLEGITSGIYFVTISDGNRSISEKIMIK, encoded by the coding sequence ATGAAAAAGTTATTTCTCTTATTATTGGCTATACCTGTTATAGGATATAGTCAAATACCATCATATTATAGTGATGTAAATCTTACTTTATCTGGAACGGCATTAAAAAATGAACTGGTTGATAAAGTGACCAATACGCACACTACATTTCTTAGTTATACTCCTGGAGTTTGGAATGCATTAAAGCAGACAGATTTAGAACCTTCTGATCCTTCAAAGGTTATTTTAATTTATGGGTATAGTGATACTGATGGAAATTCTAATACAGACAGGACAAGAGGAGTCAATAACAATGGGGGAGGTTCTACGGATTGGAACAGAGAGCATGTGTATCCGAAATCATTGGGTAATCCTAACCTTGGAACATCTGGTCCAGGAGCAGATGCTCATCACTTGCGACCAGCAGATGTACAGCGTAATTCATCCAGAGGAAATAGAAAATTTGCTGATGGATCGGGTAATTCAGGATCTACTTCTCAAGGACATTGGTATCCTGGTGATGAATGGAAAGGAGATGTAGCTCGAATGATGATGTATATGTATATACGTTATAATAATCGTTGTTTACCAAAAAATGTTGGAGTAGGAGTAGCAGCTTCAAGTGATAATAATATGTTGCAGTTATTTTTAGAGTGGAATGCCGAGGACCCTGTCTCACCATTAGAATTACAACGTAATCCAATTCTTGAAAATATACAGGGTAACAGAAATCCATTTATTGATAATCCTGCATTTGCTACACAAATTTGGGGCGGACCTCAAGCCGAAGATAGATTTGGGAATACAGGAGGTAGTGATACTGTTGCTCCAAGTATTCCTGCAAATCTGATTGCTGCAAATACTACTCAAATCTCTACAAACTTATCTTGGGGAGCATCTACAGATAATGTCGAGGTAACAGGATATGATGTATTTAGGAATGGAACATTTTTAAGCGCTACAACGACAACAAATTATATTGTTTCTGGATTAACGGCCAACACTACGTATTCATTTTATGTAAAGGCAAAAGATGCAGCAGGCAATAGATCTACCGCAAGTACTACGATTAGTGTCACTACTCAAAACACTTCACCCGGCGGTAATGCTACAGCATTATTTTTTTCTGAATATATAGAAGGGTCTTCGAATAATAAAGCTTTAGAAATTGCAAATTTCACAGGAGTATCGGTTAACCTTTCTGAATATGTAATCAAAAGACAAACTAATGGTTCTGGATCATGGTCCGGAGGATTGAGTCTTTCAGGTGTTTTAGCAAATAACGATGTTTATGTAGCAGCTAATAGTTCTGCTTCGAATACTATTAAAAATGAAGCAGATTTGGTTTCAGGGGCTTCAGAATTAAGTTTTAATGGTAATGATCCTGTAGGGCTATTTAAAAATGGAGTTTTAATAGATATAGTAGGGACTTTTAATGGAGGATCGTCAAATTTTGCTAAGGATGCTACTCTACAAAGAAAAACTGAAGTGTCATCACCATCTTCAACGTATACTACATCTGAGTGGAATTCATATCCTCGTAATACCTTTGATGGCCTGGGAAAGCATACATTCAGTGGAGGAGGTAATACAGGTTCAGATACTGAAGCACCAACGATTCCTGGTAATGTAATGGCTTCTAATATTACAAAAAATAGCACACAACTTTCCTGGACAGCTTCTACCGATAATATTGGGGTTACTGGATATACGATTTACCAAAATGGAACAGTACTCACAACTACTACCGGAAGCACTTATAATGTGTCTGGCTTAACCACAGGAACGAATTATACATTTAAGATATCTGCATTTGATGCTGTCGGAAATACTTCTGTATTAAGTAATTCTGTTGCAGTAACCACTCTGGATACGGTGATTTCTTACTGCCTGTCAAAAGGGAATACTGTAAAATATGAGTATATTGATTATGTAGGAATAGGAGGAATCTCTAACACCACATTAGCTAATGCTGGTTATGGTGATTTTATTTCTCAAATAGCAAATCTAAGCTATGGGGCTAATACTATTGTATTAAGTGTTGGATTTGCAAGTGCATCTTACACAGAACATTGGGGAGTGTGGATTGATTTTAATAAAAACGGAACTTTTGAAGGAGCTGAAAAAGTAGTAAGTGGATCGACATCAGATACTGGTAATCTATCATATAATTTTGATGTACCATCAACAGCAACGTCTGGAAATACCAGAATGCGAGTTGCTATGAAGTGGAATGGAGCGCCAACATCTTGCGAGACTTTTGGATATGGAGAAGTAGAAGATTATACTGTGAATATAGGATCAACAACAGGAGCAAAAGGAGCGTCATCAATAAAAATTGACGGAAAATTAGAACAGGAAGATAAAGTGTTTTTGGCTAGAGTCTACCCTAATCCAGCTACAACTTATGTTCAAATTAGTTTGAAAGATGATCGTGACAGTAATTTTACGTTGACCAACATGCAAGGCAGCATAATAAAATCAGGAGTAGTAACCGATAACAAAATTTCTTTAGAAGGAATAACATCAGGAATTTATTTTGTAACAATATCTGATGGAAATCGAAGTATTTCAGAAAAAATAATGATTAAATAA
- a CDS encoding GNAT family N-acetyltransferase, producing the protein MDHQEYIIKEATPKEFAKIGELMVTVYSQLEGFPSKQEQPDYYKMLANIGGLTENPKTKLLVAVSSNGKIGGAVVYFGDMKYYGSGGTATKEKHASGFRLLAVDPTTRGKGLGKRLTNTCIQVAKDEKQSQMIIHSTKAMQIAWKMYENMGFKRSEDLDFIQGELPVFGFRLVLHK; encoded by the coding sequence ATGGATCATCAGGAATATATCATAAAGGAAGCCACTCCAAAAGAGTTTGCAAAAATTGGAGAATTAATGGTTACTGTATATTCACAACTAGAAGGATTCCCTTCTAAACAAGAACAACCTGATTATTACAAAATGCTGGCCAATATCGGAGGTTTAACAGAAAACCCTAAAACGAAGTTGTTGGTTGCTGTTTCATCAAATGGAAAAATAGGTGGTGCAGTTGTTTATTTTGGTGACATGAAATATTATGGTTCTGGCGGTACTGCCACAAAGGAAAAACATGCTTCAGGATTTAGATTATTGGCAGTCGATCCAACTACCAGAGGTAAAGGTCTAGGCAAACGTTTAACAAACACTTGCATACAGGTTGCAAAAGATGAAAAACAAAGTCAAATGATAATTCACTCCACAAAAGCTATGCAAATAGCATGGAAAATGTATGAGAATATGGGTTTTAAAAGATCCGAAGATTTGGATTTTATACAAGGAGAACTTCCTGTTTTTGGCTTTAGATTAGTACTTCATAAATAA
- a CDS encoding DUF1697 domain-containing protein has protein sequence MNTYVAFLRGINVSGHHKVPMAELRKEMEKLNFEKVTTILNSGNIIFETTKDDVKSLEKMISDHLEKTFGFPIPTIIRKSEMMYHLLDCDPFRDILITKDIRLYVSFLHEDVETDLQLPWTSDNNAFKIIDKIDKTIVSVLDLSITKTPKGMEVLERYFGKHITTRNWNTIKRIEKKLEVNS, from the coding sequence ATGAATACATATGTTGCTTTTCTACGAGGAATTAATGTGAGTGGTCACCACAAGGTTCCCATGGCCGAACTTCGTAAAGAAATGGAAAAACTGAATTTCGAAAAAGTGACTACGATTCTTAATTCGGGAAATATAATATTTGAAACAACAAAAGATGATGTAAAAAGTCTTGAAAAAATGATTTCTGATCATTTAGAAAAAACCTTTGGCTTTCCTATTCCAACTATTATAAGAAAATCTGAAATGATGTATCATTTATTGGATTGCGATCCATTCAGAGACATACTAATAACAAAAGATATTCGATTATATGTTTCCTTTTTACATGAAGATGTTGAAACCGATTTACAATTACCATGGACAAGTGATAATAACGCTTTCAAAATTATCGATAAGATCGATAAAACTATAGTAAGTGTTTTAGACCTTTCTATAACCAAGACCCCAAAAGGAATGGAAGTCCTAGAGCGATATTTTGGTAAGCATATCACAACTCGTAACTGGAATACCATCAAACGAATAGAAAAGAAACTTGAAGTCAACTCATAA
- a CDS encoding alpha/beta fold hydrolase, whose product MKSLYNSEFGKNEILNLYNEKLDGLEIEFEDKVIDTNFGKTNIIIVGDSTKPPLLLVHGSNGCAPIALETYPTLYKDFQVFAIDVLAQPNKSAETRLSMKDNSYGLWINNLISQLELKNVTMVGFSFGGLIILKTLIENQNNIKEVILSAPAFIVNGNPIIALFKVFIPMKRYIKTKNTKYLEKFLDVLFSEKDEFALRYLSKVFLYFNMDFTPIPIIKKEEAQLIKTPITIIAAKRDIMFPGKKMIKRANNIFPSLKNTVLLENSKHVLNRIDNTKIEKLIMKK is encoded by the coding sequence ATGAAATCATTATACAACTCAGAATTCGGAAAAAATGAAATACTAAATCTTTATAATGAGAAATTAGATGGTTTAGAAATAGAATTTGAAGACAAGGTTATTGATACCAATTTTGGAAAAACTAATATTATTATAGTTGGTGATTCAACAAAACCACCGTTACTTTTAGTTCATGGGTCTAACGGTTGCGCTCCCATTGCTTTAGAAACCTACCCTACTCTTTATAAAGATTTTCAGGTATTTGCTATAGATGTACTGGCGCAGCCTAATAAAAGCGCAGAAACTAGGTTAAGTATGAAAGATAATAGTTATGGTTTATGGATAAACAACCTTATAAGCCAACTAGAATTAAAAAATGTAACTATGGTTGGTTTCTCATTCGGTGGTCTAATAATTCTCAAAACTTTGATTGAAAATCAAAACAATATAAAAGAAGTGATCTTATCTGCACCTGCTTTTATTGTTAATGGAAATCCTATTATTGCTTTATTCAAAGTATTTATTCCTATGAAACGATATATAAAAACCAAAAACACAAAATATCTAGAAAAATTCTTGGATGTTCTTTTTTCTGAAAAAGATGAATTTGCTCTTAGATACTTATCAAAAGTATTTCTATATTTTAATATGGACTTCACTCCTATTCCAATAATAAAAAAGGAAGAAGCACAATTGATAAAAACTCCAATTACCATAATTGCTGCAAAAAGAGATATTATGTTTCCTGGTAAAAAAATGATTAAACGGGCAAACAATATTTTTCCTTCTTTAAAAAATACTGTTTTACTAGAAAATTCGAAACACGTCCTAAACAGAATTGATAATACGAAAATTGAAAAATTGATAATGAAAAAATAA
- a CDS encoding SRPBCC family protein, with translation MKHKGYIEIDQSLDKVAELFANPDNLKEYQDGFIKKELISGEKGKVGAISKMFYKHGKHDMELIETITKNELPYSFEASYHHKHMDNTMKCNFISLGERKTKYEFEYEYTRINWIMPKLMAILFPSMYRKPAEKWLSQFKEFAERQ, from the coding sequence ATGAAACATAAAGGCTATATCGAGATTGATCAATCTTTAGATAAAGTGGCAGAGCTGTTTGCGAACCCTGATAATCTTAAGGAATATCAAGATGGGTTTATTAAAAAAGAATTGATTAGTGGAGAAAAGGGTAAAGTTGGTGCTATTTCTAAAATGTTTTACAAACATGGAAAACATGATATGGAATTGATTGAAACAATAACCAAAAATGAACTACCATATTCATTTGAAGCTAGTTATCACCATAAACACATGGACAATACTATGAAGTGTAATTTCATTTCATTAGGTGAAAGAAAAACAAAATATGAATTCGAATACGAGTACACTCGCATAAACTGGATTATGCCAAAGTTGATGGCAATTTTATTTCCGAGTATGTATCGAAAACCAGCAGAAAAATGGCTCAGCCAATTTAAAGAATTTGCTGAACGACAATAA